TTGGCCTTTCCGACGCGTCGGAAACCTTCAAACAACTTGTTTCGGCCTTTCCGAGGCCTCGAAAACCTTCAAGCAACTTGTTTTGGCGCTTTCCGAGGCGTCGGAAACCTTCAAGCAACTTGTTTAGGCCTTTCCGAGGCCTCGAAAACCTTCAAACAACCTGTTTGAGCCTTTCCGACCCCTCGGGCCGTCAGGGACGCCAGTCAAGTTTGCCGAGTACGGGCTTTTGAGGAACCCGGCTAGCTTGGTAGACGTCCCTGACGCCTTCGGGGCAGCCGCCCCCCCCTCGCAGAGAGAGGATTAACCACAGCAAAGCCCCCGAGCCTTCAACGTGCGAAGGTCCGGGGGCTTCTTTCTCTAAACAGCTACCGCGGCCGCGTTAGAACTCGGCGTTCTTCGGCGTGCGGGGGAAGGGGATCACGTCGCGGATGTTGGCCATGCCCGTCACGAAGAGCAACAGGCGCTCGAAGCCGAGGCCGAAGCCGGAGTGAGGGCAGGCGCCGAAGCGACGCGTGTCGAGGTACCACCACATGTCCTTCATGGGGATATGCAGCTCCTCGATGCGGGTTTGCAGTCGGTCGAAGTCGGCCTCACGCTCTGATCCGCCGATGATCTCGCCGATCTTCGGGAAGAGCACGTCCATGGCGCGCACCGTGCGTCCGTCGTCGTTCTGCTTCATGTAGAAGGCCTTGATCTCCTTCGGGTAATCGGTCAGAATGACAGGCCGCTTGAAGTGCTGCTCCACTAAGAAGCGCTCATGCTCCGCAGCCAGATCGGCGCCCCAATAGACGGGGAATTCGAACCGGGTGCCACCAGCCACGGCCTCTTCCAAGATGCGGATGCCCTCGCCGTAAGCCAGTCGCACGAACGGTGCCTGAAGGATGCCCTCGAGGCGGGTGATCAGCTCCTTGTCGAACATGTCGTTGAGGAAGTGGAGGTCGTCGGCGCAGTGGTCGAGCGCCCACCGGACGCAGTATTTGATGAACTCCTCGGCCAGATCCATGTTATCCTCGATCTCGTAGAAGGCCATCTCTGGTTCGATCATCCAGAACTCGGCCAAGTGGCGCGGCGTGTTGGAGTTTTCGGCGCGGAAGGTGGGCCCGAAGGTGTAGATCTCGCCGATGCCCATCGCGCCCAGCTCGCCCTCCAGCTGTCCGGAGACAGTCAGACTGCTGCGGCGTCCGAAGAAGTCGGCGTCGTAGTCCACACTGCCATCTTGTCGTCTCGGCGGGTTGGACACGTCGAGCGTGGTGACTTGAAACATCTGCCCGGCACCCTCGGCGTCGGAGGCGGTGATGATCGGCGTGTGGAGGTAGAAGAATCCCTTCTGGTGAAAGAAGGTGTGGATGGCCATCGCCATGTGGTGGCGGATGCGGAGGACGGCGCCGAAGGTGTTCGTGCGCGGTCTCAGGTGGGCAATCTCGCGGAGGAACTCCATCGAGTGCCCCTTCTTCTGCAGCGGATAGGTGGTGGGATCGGCCGGACCGAGCACCTCAATGTTTGCGGCCTGCACCTCTACCGTCTGTCCCTTGCCCTGCGAGCGGACGAGTCGTCCGTTGACACGCAGACAGGCGCCGGTGGTCACGTTGCGGAGCGCCTCTTCGCCAATCCCGTCGATGTCGGCCACCACTTGCAGGTTGTGGATCGTGGAGCCGTCGTTGAGGGCGATGAAGGCCACCTGTTTGCTGCCGCGGCGTGTACGCACCCAGCCGCAGACGACGACGTCGGTGTCGTACGCCTCACTGGCAAGTATTTCTTTGATTTTCGTTCGTTTCATCGTGTGTTACGTTGTGATGATGGTTTTACGCGTTCACTCGAAGGCGCCCATGCGCAGCATGTTTACCTCCTGTTCGTTCAGGTAGCGCCACTTTCCGCGGCCGAGGTTCTTCTTCGTCAGGCCGGCGAAATAGACGCGGTCGAGCTTCGTGACGTGGTATCCGAGCGCCTCGAACATGCGACGGACGATGCGGTTGCGGCCCGAGTGGATCTCGATGCCCACCTGCTTGTGGTCTTCCTCGCTGGCGTAGCTGATGGCGTCGGCGTGGATTTCGCCGTCGTCCAGCACCAGACCGCTGGCCAGCTTCTCCATGTCTTCCACAGCGACCTCTTTGTCGAGCCACACGTGGTAGATCTTCTTCTTCTTGAACGACGGGTGGGTGAGCTTCGAGGCCAGATTGCCGTCGTTCGTGAGCAGCAGCACGCCCGTCGTGTTGCGGTCGAGGCGGCCGATGGGGTAGATGCGTTCCGGACAGGCGTTCTTGACGAGGTCCATTACTGTGCGTCGGTTCTGCGGATCGTCGACGGTGGTCATGCAGTTCTTCGGCTTGTTCAGTAGGATGTAGATCTTGCTTTCGATGTGCACGGGCTGGTCGCGGAAGAGCACTTCGTCTTGCCGTGTGATCTTCGTGCCGAGCGTGGTGACTACTTCGCCGTTCACCTTCACGACACCCGCCTGGATGAACGTGTCGGCTTCACGACGTGAGCAGACGCCCGAGTTGGCCAAGAAGCGGTTCAGACGGATCGGCTCGTTCGGGTCGCTCAGCTGCTCCTCATACTTGACTTGTTCCGGGATGAAGGGTGTGACGGGCTTTTTCGGCTTCTTCTTTTTCATCATCACCTTCTTCTTCGGTGGGAACGGTCCCGCGGGTCTCGATTCACCCTCGCCATACGCCTGACGCGGGTCATGGGGGCGGTGCGGTCGCTCGCCATAGCCTTCGCGTGGGGTAAAAGGTCGACGGCGCTCCGGGCGTTCACCCCCCTGCGGATAGGACGCGTAATGCCTGCGACGATCCGAGTCGGCACTTTGCGGCACATAGGGCTTGCGCTCCACGCCTTCCGTCGGCTGCTCGTAGGCGTAGGGACGGTTGTCCGGCGCAGAGTAGGATGTGTGCAGATACTCGTCTTTTTCGTAGGCCGGGCCATACGACCCGTAGGCGATGCGATTATACCCTGCCGGCCGACTGTCCTTGATGCGCGGACGGCGCTTCGTGGTCGAGGGGGGAGGGGGCGGCGTCGGCCTGCCCTTGCTGTCTAATTTGTAGCCGCCGCCTTCGCGTGTGGCACGATAGGCAGGGCGTTGCCGCTCCGGTTTGTTCTGCGGAGCCGGCTCCTTGCTGATCTCTTGGTTTTCACTGGTCGGACGAGGCTCGCGTCCGTCGTTCTCTTCTATTTCCATGCTTAAAAAGAAAATAAATGGGGGTTGATTAATTGGGGATTATAGTCGTCGCGACTATTAGTTCCGGGTTTTTAGAGGCCATTCAGCGGGGAACGATGCCTCCTCATACGCCGGTATAATTATGTGGGTTCACAGCCTTCAATTCGGCCTTCACCGCGTCGCTTAATTCCAGTGAGTCAATGAAGCGGTCGATCGATTCCTCCGTTACCGCTTCATTCTTGCGCGTTAGCGCCTTTAGTGCCTCGTAAGGCTGGGGATAACCCTCCCGCCTGAGGATGGTTTGTATGGCTTCGGCCACCACTTCACGGTGGGCATCCAGCTCGTGATCGATGGCAGGGCGGTTCAGCACCAGCTTCTCCAGCCCCTTGCTTAGGCTGGCCAGTGCCACGGCAATATGTGCCAGCGGCACACCGATGTTGCGCGTCACGGTCGAGTCCGTCAAGTCGCGTTGCAGGCGAGAAATAGGCAGCTTCGTGCTCAGGTGTGTCAAGATGGCATCGGCCACCCCGAGGTTACCCTCCGCATTCTCGAAGTCGATCGGGTTCACCTTGTGTGGCATGGCCGACGATCCCACTTCGCCTGCTTTGATCTTCTGCTTGAAGTAATCCATCGAGATATACTGCCACATGTCACGACAGAGGTCGATCAGGATCGTATTCACCCGCCGCAGCCCGTCGAAGAGTGCAGCCAAGTTGTCATAGTTCGAAATCTGCGTTGTCCACGCTTCACGCACCAGCCCCAACCGTTCGCTGACGAAGCGGTCGGCAAAGGCTCGCCAGTCCGTCTGCGGATAGGCCGCATGGTGCGCGTTGAAGTTGCCCGTTGCTCCGCCAAACTTCGCTGAAATGGGCACAGCCCGCAGCAGGGTCAGCTGCTGTTCCAGTCGGTAGGCAAACACCCGAATCTCCTTGCCTAACCGTGTCGGAGAGGCCGGTTGCCCGTGCGTTTTGGCCGGCATGGCGATCTCTTCCCACGCCTCCGCATACCTATATAATACGGACATCACGGAGTCGAGAGCTGGATAATAGACCTCCTCTAAGACCTCTTTAACCGAGAGCGGGAGGGCGGTGTTATTAATGTCCTGCGACGTCAGTCCGAAGTGCACAAACTCGCGGTACGCTCCAAGGCCCGCCGCATCCATGCGCTCTTTGATGAAATACTCCACCGCCTTTACGTCGTGGTTCGTTGTCCGCTCGATCTCCTTAATGCGCTCTGCGTCCGCCATCGAAAAGTCGAGATAAACGCGCCGCAACGCCTCGTGTATCTCCGGGCGATTGGCCGCCTTGAGTTGCGGCAACACCTCGGTCAGCGCACAGAAGTATTCCGCCTCCACGCGTACACGATATCGGATCAATGCAAATTCAGAGAAATACGAGGCCAGCGCCTCTGTTTTGCCCCGGTAACGTCCGTCGACCGGAGAGATAGCCGTTAATGCTGAAAGAATCATCTACTGGTTTTATTAGGGGTGGCAAAAGTATGCCTTTTTTAATACCCTCCTCCGCTGGATAGGTCTAATCAGACTGCATAAGGACGCCGAGGAGTAGGACTACGTGCGAGTTTTGGGGGCGCTTTATTCCTACAGAGAGCCCACCCACACGTGGTTTTAATCTCCGTACCCCTACGGAAAGCCCACCCACGCGTGGTTTTAATCTCCGTACCCCTACGGAAAGCTCACCCACGCGTGGTTTTGATCTCCGTACCCCTACGGAAAGCCCACCCACGCGTGGTTTTGATCTCCGTACCCCTACGGAAAGCCCACCCACACGTGGTTTTGATCTCCGTACCTCTATCGGAGCCCTACGACGTACCATTTTGATACGATAGCTCCCTGTCTCTTATCGGGGGAAACGCGTGCCCTGCTATACTTTACGTTTACTTTTGCCAGCGAATCAAATCAGTAAAAGGTAGATGAATACAGTAATTTATGTGGCTATCGCTGTGGTTGCAGCGGTTGTGTGCGGCTATTTCTTGTATGCCAATTTCCGGATGAAGCGGGCACGTCGCAAGGAGCTGGAGGAGTTCAATTCGCGCTATTCGGGTAAGCCGCTGGGCGAAAATCATCAGCGGGCCATGGTCTATGGCGCTGTGTTGGCCCGATCGAGGGGCGAATCGGTGCTGTCGATGATTCCCAAGGAGCGCATTGAGACGTACCGAGAGGGGATGAAGAAAAGTCGAAACATCGTCGACGAGCAGTCGGCTATAACAGCCCTGAATGCACTTCTCCAGTTGCAGAACAGCATCAATTTCGACGAGTTTATCCGCACCCATGAGACGAATAAAGAGCTCAATCGCATCTATACGCGGCTGTCGCGAGAATTAGACCTTCCGGAGGAGGAGGTGAAGCAGGTTCGATCGACGTACGCGTGGGACATTAGCCGTGCGGTGAACGTGGCCAAGTGGTGCTTCTGGATTGGATACCTGACGGAATCGCAATTCTATGGCTGCTTAGACCGTTGCAATGAGATGGTGTCCCGCTTGGGCAAAGACTGGACGGAATACACCTGCTCCTTCTTACTGGGGCGCTGCATTCAGGGATTTAAGCCCGAAGAAGTGCTGCCCGCGGCCAAGGAGCTGCTCGCCGCAATCCGAGACGGGGCGGAGGTGAAAACGGACGATCCGGATCTGACGGTTTACCGGGATATAGCCTTTAGTTGAGGCTACGTTGCCCGCTGATCCAGCGCAAGGAGCATCTCGTCGTAAGCGGGGATATGATCCATCGGGAGGTATGCGTCCATCGATTGATTTTGGCGGAAGCAGAAGTGGCGAAGCCCGTTGCTGACGAGCAGGAAGGGCACAGCGAGCACCATATTATAGCGCGCGATTTGCTCAAACACACGCTGCGTGATGGCTACCGAGGGGGCCTTGTATTCCGCGATGGCCAGCGGACGCAGCTGACGGTTGTAAACGACCGTGTCGCAACGTCGCGAGAGGGAGTTCAGCGTGATGGGCACCTCATTGGCCGTCAGTTCAGCGGGCACACCTTTCTCCGACAGGAGGTAATGCACGAAATGCTGGCGCACCCATTCTTCGGGCGTAAGCGCTACGTATTTGCGGCGCAGGGGATCTAAAACCGTTTGGCGCCCTCGATCGGAGCCGAAGCGCAGCGAACAGGGAGGGAGATGGAGTGGGGGGTAAAGGCTCATTGCGTGATCATAAAAATGTAGGACAAACATAAATGCATGACAGATGAAGACAAAACAAGAAATCGTAGAGAACTGGCTTCCTCGCTACACGGATAGGAAGCTGGAGGACTTTTCAGACCACATCTTGCTGACCAACTTCACGAAGTATGTGGAGCTGTTCGCGGAACATTTCGATGCGCCCATTCTGGGGCTGCGCAACTCGATGCCGAACGCGTCGGGGGGTGGCATTACGATCATCAACTTTGGGATGGGCAGCTCGAACGCCGCCACCATCATGGATCTGCTTTCGGCCGTCATGCCCAAGGCGGTGCTTTTCTTGGGCAAGTGTGGCGGACTGAAGCGGGCCAATTCCTTAGGCGACTACGTGTTGCCGATCGCGGCGATCCGTGGGGAAGGCACATCGAATGACTATCTGCCGCCCGAGGTGCCGTCGTTACCTGCATTCTCCATGTTGCGCGCCATCTCGTCGGCCATACGTGACAAAGGCCACGACTACTGGACGGGCACGATCTACACCACCAACCGACGAGTGTGGGAGTACGACACGTCGTTCAAGGAATATCTTGTCCGCACCCATGCCACGGGCATCGACATGGAGACGGCCACCCTGCTGACGGCTGGCTTTGCCAATCAGATCCCGACCGGGGCGCTGCTGATGGTCTCCGACAAGCCGTTGGAGGAGAATGGCGTCAAGACGCAGGAGAGCGACAAGGGCGTGACGCAAAAGTTCGCTCCCGAGCACGTGGAGCTGGGCATTGCCGCCTTGGAGATGATCATCGACGAGAAGAAGACGATCCAGCACATCAAGTTTAACTGGTAGCCGGTAGAGGCTTACGCATGGCAGCCGAGGGAGCACAGACGTTTGACAGCCTTTGCCGCGACATTCGAGCGGAGAAGTTCAGCCCGATCTATTTGCTGATCGGGGAGGAGCCGTATTTCATTGACTGCATCGCGGAGTTGCTTACGGAGCGCGTGGTCAAAGAGGCCGACCGCGATTTCAACCAGACGATCCTCTACGGCTCGGAGGCGAAGTCGGCCGATGTGATCAATGCAGCACGACGTTTCCCGATGATGGCCGACAGGCAGTTGGTGCTTGTGCGTGAGGCGCAGGCGCTGACTGACCTGGAGCTGATCACGGCTTATGCGCGCAAGCCACTGGCGTCGACCGTGCTTGTGCTCTGTTGCAAGCTGAAGAAGTTGGACGGCCGGAGGCGGTTTACCGCTCTATCTACGGCGGTGAAGAAGGTGGGCGTCGTATTCGAGTCGGACAAGATCCCTGACTACCGCATGGAGGCCTACATCACGGCCGCGTTGAAGGGGCGTTCGATGACGGCTGACCGAAAGGTGTCGGCCATGCTGAACGAGTTCGTCGGTAACGACCCAGCGCGGCTGAACCAGATCTTAGACAAGTTGCAGATCCTCCTGGCCAGTCAGAAGGACAAGACGCTTACGCCGGAGCTGATCGAGCAAAACGTGGGGATCAGCAAGGATTACAACAACTTCGAACTGCTGCACGCCATTGCTGAGCGCGACACGCTGCGGGCGCACCGGATTGCGCAATACTTCGACAGCGATCCGACCAATCACCCGATACAGATGACGCTGCCCGTGCTCTTCAACTACTTCACCAACCTCCTGATCTGCTATTACGCCAAGGATCGTTCGGAGCGGGGACTGATGCAGACCTTGGGGCTTCGCTTCCCGGTACAGGTGCGTGACTATGTGACGGGTATGAAGAACTACAAGGCCATGAAGGTCTTCCACGTGATTCATGACATCCGTCTGGCCGATGCGCGATCGAAGGGCGTGGACGCGACTTCGTCCATGACCGATGGCGAGATCCTCAAGGAGTTGCTACACCGCATCATGCACTGACGGGGAGCCAATCGAGGGCCCAAATTCGTCCGCGCAGGCCTCTGCCGAGGCCGGGGAAGTTTGCCTGGTACCCGGCCAAACTTCGCTGGCGGCCGCAGTCGCCCCGTCGATCAGAAATACGAAGAGCCCCCGCAACCAGTGCGAGGGCTCTTTTTTCGTGTGTAGGAATCGCGAAAAGTGCGATAACGCTACTGCGCTCCGCCACCGAGCGCCTGGTAAAGCGTGATGACGGATGAGATCTCGTTGTAGCGGTTCGTCAGTCGGGTCAGTCGGGCGGCGAGCAGGCTTTGCTGCGCGGTGAGCACCTCGAGATAGGTGGCCGATCCGTGTTCCATGAGCAGCGTGGTAGCCTTGACGGCGCGCTCGAGCGAGGCGACTTGCTTGTCGTAATACTCCGCCTTGGCCTCGTAGGTCTGCACCTGAGTCAAAGCGTTATTGACCTCCATGCCGGCGTTGAGTAGCGTCTGGCGGAAGGTGAGCGCGGCCGACTCCTGTTCGGCGCGGGCGATCCGCAGCTGTGCGCGCAGGCGACCGTTTTGGAAGAGGGGTTGCGTGAGCGACGCGACGGCCGTCCAGAGGAAATTGCTCGGATTAGCGATGGCCGCCCCCGCGCTGTTCGTCCAGCCGGCAGTTCCGCTCAGCGTTATGGAGGGATAGAAGGCCGCGCGGGCGGCATTGGTCGCATAGAAAGCGGCGGCCAGACTCTGCTCGGCGCGCATCACGTCCGGGCGCTGCGCTAAGAGCGAGGCCGGCAGCCCTACGCTGAGCGAAGCCGGCATTTGCCAGGCGTCCATCTCGCCACGCTCCACGGCGTGAATGCTGTCGCCCAACAAGACGGCCAACCGATTCTCCGTCTCGCGGATTTGCTGGCGGAGGGAGAGCACGGAGGCGCTGACGCTGTACCAGTTGGCCTCGGATTGCGACACGGCGGCGTCGTTGTATCGCCCGGCCGCCATCAGCGCGCGCATGGTCTCGACGTTCTTCTGCCAGTTGGCGGCCGTCTCTTCGGAGATCTTCAGCTGCTCGTCGAGCATGGCCAACGTATAATAATAGGTAGCGATGCCGGAGACGACTTGCGCTTGCACCGCCTGTCGGTAGGCCTGACTGGCCATGAGTAGCGTCCGGGCGCGCTGGCGGGCGTTGCGGAGGCTGCCGAAGACGTCGAGCTGCCACGAGGCCGTCAGCGGCAGGCGATACGTCTGCGAGGGTGCGGCGCCATCTATGCCGCTGAGCGTGGCCTGAGGCGCCAGCGCAAAGGCGGGCAGGAAGGCCAGGTTGGCCGCCGAGAGCGACGCCTCGGCCTGCTCCACCTGCAGGTGCGCCCGACCGAGATCCGTGTTGTTACGCAGTCCGCGCTCGATGAGCGCCTGGAGGCGGACGTCGGTGAAGACGTCGCGCCAGGGCAGGCTGCCCAGATTCGTGGTGTCGCCACTAGGTTTTTCGGCGCTACCATAGAGGCCGTCCGTGCGGACACTGTCGGGGCGTTGATAGTTCGTATAGATGCCGCAGCTGGTCAGCATGGCTGCTGCGACGAGGGTGAGGAAGGTCCGTTTCATTACTGTCATGTTCATCATTCTGCTGTGTTATCCGTGTGTGATGCGTTGCGCTCATTCAGGCTCCGCTCGCGCTCCAACTGCACCTGCGCGTCCGCCTCTTTGTGCATAGCCGGGCGCACCTTCTCTTGCATAAACTCGAAAGCGATGTAGAGCACCGGCACGAGGAAGAGCAAGGCCAATGTGCCGACGATCATACCGCCCACCACGCCCGTTCCGAGCGAACTGTTGCCGTTGGCGCCAGCGCCAGACGAGAACATGAGCGGGAGCATACCGAAGATCATCGTCAGTACCGTCATCAAGATCGGGCGGAGGCGCACCTGCGCGGCCGAATAGGCGGACTCGATGATACCCATGCCTTGGCGACGCCGCTCGATGGCGTACTCGGTGATCAGAATGGCCGTCTTGGCCAGCAGCCCGATGAGCATGATGACACCCGTCTGGAGGTAGATGTTGTTCTCCAGCCCGAAGAGCTGCGCAAAGAGGAAGCTGCCCATCAGTCCGCACGGCACGGAGAGGATGACGGCAAAGGGGATGAGGAAGCTCTCGTAGAGGCAGGAGAGGATGAGATAAATGAGCACCACGCAGATGCCGTAGATGAGGAGCGTGGAAGCGCCGCCGCTCTCCGATTCCTCGCGCGAGATGCCGCTGTATTCGTAGCCGTAACCCTGCGGCAGGGCCTGCTCGGCCACCTCTTCGATGGCCCGCATGGCCTCGCCGGTAGAGTAACCGTCGGCTACGCTGACGTTGGCCGTGATGGCGGAGTAGAGATTGAAGCGCGTAGCCACCTCGGGGCCCATCACCTGTTTGAGGGTGACGAATTGGCCAATCGGCGCCATCTCCGTGCCGTTGCGGACGTAGAGACCGTTGAGCGATTGCTGGTTCAGGCGATACTTGGGGTCGGCCTGCATCATGACGCGGTAGACCTTGCCGTACTGGTTGAAGTTGGAGACGTACGCGCCGCCGCAGTAGGCGCTAAGGACGCTGAGCACGGAGGAGGGCGAGATGCCGGCGCGTTTGCATTTGGCGGCGTCCACATCGATGCTGTACTGCGGGAAGTTCATGGCGTACGAGGTGTAAGCCATCGCGATCTCGGGGCGTTGGTTGAGGGCGCCGAGGTATTGCATGGTGGTCTGGTAGAACTTCGTCATGTCGCCGCCCGTCTTGTCCTGGAGGTTCAGGCTGACGGCGTTGCCCACGCCGTAACCGGGGATCATACCCGGTTGAAAGGCGAAGATCTGCGCCTCCTTGATGGTTTGTAGTTGCGCCATCAGCTTGCCCAACACGGCGTCCGAGCTGTGCGCGCGGCCTTTGCGTTCGCTCCAGTCCTTGAGGCGGACGATGAACATGCCGTATGATACGCCTTGCCCAGACATCAGTCCGTAGCCCGCCACACGCGTATAATGCTCTACCTCGGGTGCCGTCTTGACGATGGCTTCAGCCTTTTCGAGCGTCTTCATCGTGGTGGCCAATGAGCTACCGGGCGATACGCTGACGTTGACCATCACTACGCCCTGGTCTTCTTGCGGCACGAGGCCGGTCTTCGTCGTCTTCATAAAGTAAACCAGCAACCCCACAGCGCAGGCCAGTGCGGCCCACGTCATCCAGCGGTGATGGATGAAGAACATCACGCCCTTCTTATACTTCCCCATCACGGCGTTGAACGACGCGTTGTAAGCCGCCTTCACCCGACCGTTGAAACTCTTGGCGCTCTTCGTGCCGTCGGCCGGGCGCATGATCATGGCGCAGAGGGCGGGGCAGAGCGTGAGTGCGTTGATGCACGAGATGCCGACGGCCGTAGCCATCGTAATACCGAACTGGGTGTAGAAGATGCCCGACGTACCGCCCATGAAGGTCACGGGGATGAACACGGCCATGAAGACGATCGTACACGTGATGACGGCCATCGTCACGTCGCCCATTGCATCCTTCGTGGCTTGGTAAGGCGACTTGTAGCCGATGTCGAACTTCGACTGCACGGCCTCGACGACGACGATCGAGTCGTCCACCACCGTACCGATGGCCAGCACAAGGGCGAACAGCGTCAGGATGTTGATACTGAAGCCGAACATGGAGAGGCAGGCGAAGGTGCCGATCAGCGACACCATGATCGAGATCGAGGGGATGACGGTGCTCTTGAAGTCTTGCAGGAAGAAGTAAACCACCAGAATGACGAGCAGGATGGCGATGACGAGCGTCTCCACCACATTATAGATCGAGGCGTAGAGGAAGTCGTTTGAGCTCATCATGTTCGTGAACTCGAGGCCGTCGGGCAGGTCTTTACTCAGCTTTTGCAGCAGGGCCGTGATGCGCGCATTCGTCTCCGTAGCGTTGGCGCCGGACACCTGAAAGACCATGAACGAAACGGCCGGCTTGCCGTCCATCGTGCCGTGGAAGCTGTACGACTGCGAACCGAGCTCCACCCGCGCCACGTCTTTCAGGCGGAGCACATTGCCGTTCTCGTCGGCACGGATCACCATGTTGCCAAACTCCTCTTCGCTGACAAGGCGACCCTTATACTTCATCGTGTATTGGAACGTGTTGTCCGAGTTTTCACCGAGCGAGCCCGTAGGCGCTTCGATGTTTTGCTCGCCGAGCACGGCCGTGATGTCCGACGGCACGAGCCCGTACTGCGCCATCACATCCGGCTTGAGCCAGATACGCATGCTGTACGTATCGCCCATCTCCATCACGTCGCCCACACCCTCGATACGCTTGATCTGTGGGATGATGTTGATGTCAAGGTAATTCGAGAGGAAATGCTCGTCATACTTCCCGTTCGTACACGTCAGGGCGTTGATCTGTAGGAAGCTCGTCTGTCGTTTCTGCGTACTCACGCCGACGCGTGTCACCTCGGCCGGGAGCAACCCTTGGGCACGCGACACACGGTTCTGCACGTTCACCGCGGCCATGTCTGGGTCTGTCCCCTGCTTGAAATACACCGAGATCGAGGCCGATCCGCTGTTTGTAGCCGTGGACGACATGTAGATCATGTTTTCCACGCCATTGATATTCTCTTCGAGCGGCATGATGACGCTCTTCTGCACCGCCTCGGCGTCTGCGCCGGTGTAGGCCGTGGAGACCATCACGGTGGGCGGGGCGATGTTCGGATACTGCTCCACGGGCAGCGTAAAGAGCGAGATAAGTCCTACGATGACGATCAGAATGGAGATCGACATGGCCAGCACCGGCCGCTTGATAAATACGTTTCCCTTCATCGTTTACTGCACTTGCGTTCCTTCCCGAATCAGTCCGGCCCCCTCAGCGATGATCACGTCGCCCGCCTCGAGGCCGCTAAGCACCACGTATTCCTGTCCGTCGCTGAGCGGCGAGACGGTGATGAGCGTGGAGACCGCCTTGCCGTCGACCACTTTATAGACGAGCGTCTTGTCCTGCATTTGCACCGTAGCTGCCTGCGGGATGACGATGCAATCGCGATAAACCGACGGCATGACGATGTTGCCCGTGGCGCCGCTGTGCAGCAGCCTCCCGGCATTGGGGAACTCCGCCCGGAGGCTGACCGTCCCCGTCGCGGGATCGATCACGCCGCTCACACTCTCCACACGCCCCGAGTCAGGATACTCCGATCCGTCGCTCAGGACCAGGCGCACGGGCGGGAACTTCTTCAGCGCCTCAGCCGTCGAACCGTATTCGCGTCCCAGCGCTAAGAGTTCGTTCTCGTTGATGGAGAAATAGACATACATCTGCGAGTTGTCCGAGACGGTCGTCAGCGGCGTCTGCATCGACGGCCCCACGAGCGAGCCCTGCCGGTAAGGCAGCGTACCCACCACGCCGTCGGCCGGACTCTTGACCGTGGTGTATGAAAGGTTGTTTCGTGCATTCACCTCAGCTGCTCGCGCCTGCGCCACGGCCGCCTCGGCCGTCTTCAGCGCATTCTTGGCCGTCTGCAACTCATAGTCCGAGATCACCTTTTGGTCATACAGCGTCTGCTTGCTTTCATAGGTCAGCCGCGCTGTAGCCAGCGATGCCTCAGCCGTGCCCACGGCCGCCCGGGCCTGATTGAGCGCCGCCTGATAGGGCACTTGATCGATCACGAATAGCGTCTGTCCGCGGCGTACC
The sequence above is drawn from the Tannerella serpentiformis genome and encodes:
- a CDS encoding efflux RND transporter periplasmic adaptor subunit; translated protein: MKVKSFMWLVLAVCLPGLIVSCGKKQAGDASQAGAGAAGAYKTMTVERSDKEFTRTYSATIRGRQDVSVMPQVSGTLTQVSVTEGQTVRRGQTLFVIDQVPYQAALNQARAAVGTAEASLATARLTYESKQTLYDQKVISDYELQTAKNALKTAEAAVAQARAAEVNARNNLSYTTVKSPADGVVGTLPYRQGSLVGPSMQTPLTTVSDNSQMYVYFSINENELLALGREYGSTAEALKKFPPVRLVLSDGSEYPDSGRVESVSGVIDPATGTVSLRAEFPNAGRLLHSGATGNIVMPSVYRDCIVIPQAATVQMQDKTLVYKVVDGKAVSTLITVSPLSDGQEYVVLSGLEAGDVIIAEGAGLIREGTQVQ